The stretch of DNA CGCCCGTGACCTACGTCTCGGCAAGGTGTCCGGGGACGCGGTCCGGCGGGAGTACGGGCTGGACCCGTCCGAGCTGGATTAGTACGGGAACGGCGTCCATTCGGGGGGAACGTCCAACGGACCCCGGACGCGGAGTTCCCGGTCGCCGTCCCGTTCTCGGATCTCGATGGCGGCGTCGAAGATGGAGGTGACGACGTTGACGAAGCGGTCCTCGTGGGTCGTCGGGTCGATGCTGTAGACGCCGAGGTAGCCGGCGGCGCTCGTCCGCCGGGAGAGGACGTGCAGGAACGAGAACGCGCGCTCGGCGTCGACGTACTGGAGGAGCGTCGAGATGGAGACGAAGCCGAGTCTGAGGCGGTCGGGCGTCCCCATCTCGTCGACCGCCTGGGTGAAGGCGACGCCCATCCGCGTGAGGTCGGCGGGCGAGGAGACGCGGTGGACGGCCGGCTCCGAATCCCCCGGCGCGCCCGTCGCGTCGACGACGCGGAACGTCGTCGGGTCGAACCGGACGCCGCGGTCCTCGAACCCCGTCCGGATGCGCGACGCGGGGTCGTCGGTCGTCATCGCGACGACAGGGTCGGCGGTGACGCCAGTAGGGGCGAGGAGGTCGAACACCAACTGGCGTTTGCCGGACATCGAAGGGCCGGACACCAACACGTTCGTCCCCGGGTCGAGGTCTGCGAGGTCGACCGGCAACGCGTCCGCGAGGGGGTAGCAGTCGGCCCTGGCGTCGCCTTCAGCCATCGGCGTCCTCCCGTGTCGCCGCGGTGTCGATGGCGCGGAGCGTCGCGACGAACCGCGAGTCGTCGACCAGTCGCTCCGCTTCGTCGTCGAGCGTCGCTTCGAGGTCGGAAATCCGTGATTCGAGGTCGGTGTACGCGCGGTTCTCGTCGAGTTCGTACGTCGACTTCCCCTCGCGGAGCGCGGCGGCCTTCACGAGCAACGAGTGGTACTGCCGCACGTCGACGGCGTGTTGATCCAGTTCGAGGAGGCTCGCGACCGTCCGGCGGAGTTCGTCGCGGGTCGTCGGTTTGGTGACGTAGTCG from Haloplanus salinus encodes:
- a CDS encoding RAD55 family ATPase is translated as MAEGDARADCYPLADALPVDLADLDPGTNVLVSGPSMSGKRQLVFDLLAPTGVTADPVVAMTTDDPASRIRTGFEDRGVRFDPTTFRVVDATGAPGDSEPAVHRVSSPADLTRMGVAFTQAVDEMGTPDRLRLGFVSISTLLQYVDAERAFSFLHVLSRRTSAAGYLGVYSIDPTTHEDRFVNVVTSIFDAAIEIRERDGDRELRVRGPLDVPPEWTPFPY
- a CDS encoding response regulator, which codes for MTASEGGTVLIVDDDREVVRTYRRYLDETYTIREAYGGEAALDELDDDDDVDVVLLDRLMPGPSGREVLDRIREDGYDVRVAMVTAIDPDFDIVDMGFDDYVTKPTTRDELRRTVASLLELDQHAVDVRQYHSLLVKAAALREGKSTYELDENRAYTDLESRISDLEATLDDEAERLVDDSRFVATLRAIDTAATREDADG